In one window of Falco cherrug isolate bFalChe1 chromosome 10, bFalChe1.pri, whole genome shotgun sequence DNA:
- the DLGAP4 gene encoding disks large-associated protein 4 isoform X4 — protein MSSKQDTDSDTQEPNNSSCKSSERSLAECPQHNNSVGVDATTRQPAKPSQIKRNLSYGENNDPALEPSSLPPPDPWLETSSTSPSEPTQPGACRRDGYWFLKLLQAETERLEGWCRQMDQETKENNLSEEVLGKVLSAVGSAQLLMSQKFQQFHGLCEQNLNPNANPRPTAQDLAGFWDLLQLSIEDISMKFDELYHLKANSWQLAETPERKEEKKPPPPVPKKPAKSKSQLNRDKASDSDKQRQEARKRLMAAKRAASVRQNSATESADSIEIYVPEAQTRL, from the exons ATGTCCTCCAAACAGGACACAGACTCTGACACACAGGAACCTAATAACTCTAGCTGTAAATCATCTGAGAGAAGCCTCGCTGAGTGCCCCCAACACAACAACTCTGTTGGTGTTGATGCCACTACCAGGCAACCAGCCAAGCCCTCACAGATTAAGAGAAACCTCTCCTATGGAGAAAACAATGACCCAGCCCTGGagccttcctctcttcctcctcctgatCCCTGGCTTGAGACATCCTCCACCTCGCCATCAGAACCCACGCAGCCAGGAGCCTGCCGGCGGGATGGGTACTGGTTTCTGAAGCTGCTGCAAGCAGAAACAGAGCGGTTAGAAGGCTGGTGCCGCCAGATGGACCAGGAGACCAAAGAGAACAATCTCTCTGAAGAAG TCTTAGGAAAAGTCTTGAGTGCAGTGGGAAGTGCACAGTTACTAATGTCGCAGAAGTTCCAGCAATTCCATGGCCTCTGTGAACAAAACTTG aaccCTAATGCCAATCCCAGACCCACAGCCCAGGACCTAGCTGGGTTTTGGGATCTCCTGCAGTTGTCCATTGAAGACATCAGCATGAAGTTTGATGAGCTGTACCACCTGAAAGCTAATAGCTGGCAATTGGCAGAGACACCGGAGAGAAAG gaagagaagaaaccaCCCCCTCCAGTGCCAAAGAAGCCAGCAAAGTCCAAATCCCAACTGAACCGGGACAAAGCCTCTGACTCAGACAAGCAGCGCCAGGAAGCTCGCAAGCGTCTTATGGCAGCCAAGCGGGCTGCCTCCGTCCGGCAGAACTCTGCCACGGAGAGCGCAGATAGCATTGAGATCTACGTACCTGAGGCACAGACCCGCCTTTGA